A genomic stretch from Natronomonas gomsonensis includes:
- the cbiG gene encoding cobalt-precorrin 5A hydrolase translates to MSTDNDTDTSDDSGGHCATPDSDGEVAEEIAIVSFERKLPVAEDIKAELTDDYDAIDIIEYHGEVFEEHWGEYDCFVGLMASGIAMRKTAHLLDDKWDDPALVVVDEELTWAIPITGGHHGANQVAHDLSKMGAVPAMTTASEAAGKQGIESKAKALDAHVVNGDSTVATNLAVLNDDIESVERLDGPRAVLVGDDVTVMKRNDDGVVLGTGTVDGVDKSQVLDAWEAALADLDLDFSDVEFVATATRKEGEEGLYEAAQEIGAGVVLFEKDTLLDHEGPTPSRAKELIGWPGIAEASAIAGGREHELARKKERFDEAVTVAVGR, encoded by the coding sequence ATGAGCACTGACAACGACACCGACACGAGCGACGACAGCGGCGGTCACTGCGCGACGCCCGACTCGGATGGCGAAGTCGCAGAGGAAATCGCCATCGTCAGTTTCGAGCGGAAACTGCCGGTCGCGGAGGACATCAAGGCGGAACTGACAGACGACTACGACGCCATCGACATCATCGAGTACCACGGCGAGGTGTTCGAAGAGCACTGGGGCGAGTACGACTGCTTCGTCGGCCTGATGGCCTCCGGCATCGCGATGCGGAAGACGGCGCACCTGCTCGACGACAAGTGGGACGACCCCGCACTCGTCGTCGTCGACGAGGAGTTGACGTGGGCCATCCCGATAACGGGCGGCCACCACGGCGCGAATCAGGTCGCCCACGACCTCTCGAAGATGGGCGCCGTTCCGGCGATGACGACCGCCTCGGAAGCGGCGGGCAAGCAGGGCATCGAGTCGAAGGCCAAAGCCCTCGATGCACACGTCGTCAATGGCGATTCGACGGTGGCGACGAACCTCGCCGTGTTGAACGACGACATCGAATCCGTCGAACGCCTCGACGGCCCCCGGGCCGTCCTCGTGGGGGACGACGTGACCGTGATGAAACGCAACGACGACGGCGTCGTGTTGGGGACGGGAACCGTCGATGGCGTCGATAAATCACAGGTGCTGGACGCGTGGGAGGCCGCGCTGGCCGACCTCGACCTCGACTTCTCGGACGTGGAGTTCGTCGCCACCGCCACCCGAAAGGAGGGCGAGGAAGGGCTCTACGAAGCCGCCCAAGAGATAGGCGCCGGCGTCGTCCTCTTCGAGAAGGACACTTTGCTCGACCACGAGGGACCGACCCCCTCGCGGGCGAAGGAACTCATCGGCTGGCCCGGCATCGCCGAGGCGTCGGCGATTGCGGGCGGCCGCGAGCACGAACTGGCACGGAAAAAAGAGCGATTCGACGAGGCCGTGACCGTGGCGGTGGGGCGGTGA
- a CDS encoding cobalt-precorrin-4/precorrin-4 C(11)-methyltransferase translates to MTENTDPQSAIDAEREKHAHERDERVYDHTAGDEQEGIPFVGAGPGDPRLLTVAGREALEAADLVVHAGSLVNSELLEAYCDHAELVNSVGKDLEELIPLMRDAHEDGREVVRLHSGDPAIYGAALEQMDALEHEGVPTYLVPGVTSAFAASATLRTQLTLNETANHVAFTRPQGKTLDPEDDHIADFVEMGDVTTCIYLGTHAVGDTMDRLLAEGVDPETPVTVVYHASWPDEDVIEGTVADIGEKLAEAGYRASAMVLVGEAAAGAGYERSYLYGDWANRSENDANDTAESDD, encoded by the coding sequence ATGACTGAGAATACCGACCCCCAGAGCGCCATCGACGCCGAACGCGAGAAACACGCCCACGAACGCGACGAGCGCGTCTACGACCACACCGCGGGCGACGAACAGGAGGGCATCCCCTTCGTCGGCGCCGGACCGGGCGACCCTCGACTTTTGACCGTCGCCGGCAGGGAGGCGCTGGAAGCCGCCGACCTCGTCGTTCACGCCGGCTCGTTGGTCAACAGCGAACTGCTGGAAGCGTACTGCGACCACGCCGAGTTGGTCAACAGCGTCGGCAAGGACCTCGAAGAGCTGATTCCCCTCATGCGGGACGCCCACGAGGACGGACGCGAAGTCGTCCGTCTCCACTCGGGGGACCCCGCGATTTACGGCGCCGCCTTAGAGCAGATGGACGCACTCGAACACGAGGGCGTTCCCACCTACCTCGTTCCGGGCGTCACCTCGGCGTTCGCGGCGAGTGCAACCCTTCGGACGCAGTTGACGCTCAACGAGACGGCCAACCACGTCGCCTTCACCCGGCCGCAGGGGAAGACACTGGACCCCGAAGACGACCACATCGCGGATTTCGTCGAAATGGGCGACGTGACGACCTGTATCTACCTCGGAACCCACGCCGTCGGCGATACGATGGACCGCCTGCTGGCGGAAGGCGTCGACCCCGAAACGCCCGTCACGGTAGTGTATCACGCCTCCTGGCCCGACGAGGACGTAATCGAAGGCACTGTCGCCGACATCGGCGAGAAACTGGCCGAGGCGGGCTACCGCGCCTCGGCGATGGTGCTGGTCGGCGAGGCGGCCGCGGGTGCCGGCTACGAGCGGTCGTACCTGTACGGTGATTGGGCGAATCGGAGCGAAAACGACGCGAACGACACCGCGGAGAGTGACGACTGA
- a CDS encoding cobalt-factor II C(20)-methyltransferase: MTLYGIGLGPGDAGLITVRGRELLESADVVYTPGRLSRNVACEYVAESQLGDLDFPMTRDEDELRRAWKAAAEEVAPRAEDGTAAFVTLGDPNVYSTFGHLRRTLERFHPDVDLEVVPGVSTVTAFATALDIEITAGSDLVLREAANGAAPVGPDRLVLFKVTDVPATHEKLRDSGYDVTYGRRLFMDGHESIVTDDPDQLAERDYYTVAYAEKPGVGEEPATAAFGRETTADGGVHREEIATAEAAGDEVYDD, from the coding sequence ATGACGCTGTACGGCATCGGGTTGGGACCCGGCGACGCCGGACTGATTACGGTCCGCGGTCGGGAACTGCTAGAGTCGGCCGACGTGGTGTACACGCCCGGTCGGCTCTCCCGCAACGTCGCATGCGAGTACGTCGCCGAATCCCAACTGGGCGACCTCGATTTCCCAATGACACGCGATGAGGACGAACTCCGGCGGGCCTGGAAGGCCGCCGCCGAGGAGGTCGCACCACGCGCCGAGGACGGGACCGCGGCGTTCGTCACGCTGGGCGACCCCAACGTCTACTCGACGTTCGGCCACCTGCGCCGAACCTTAGAGCGGTTCCACCCCGACGTCGACCTCGAAGTGGTCCCGGGCGTCTCGACGGTGACGGCGTTCGCGACCGCACTCGACATCGAAATCACGGCCGGGTCGGACCTCGTGTTGCGGGAGGCCGCAAACGGTGCCGCCCCCGTCGGTCCCGACCGACTCGTGTTGTTCAAGGTGACAGACGTGCCCGCGACCCACGAGAAACTCCGCGATTCCGGCTACGACGTGACCTACGGCCGGCGGCTGTTCATGGACGGCCACGAGTCGATAGTGACCGACGACCCCGACCAACTGGCCGAACGGGACTACTACACCGTCGCTTACGCCGAGAAGCCGGGCGTCGGCGAGGAGCCGGCGACCGCCGCGTTCGGTCGGGAAACGACGGCCGACGGCGGTGTCCACCGAGAAGAAATCGCGACTGCTGAGGCCGCAGGTGACGAGGTGTACGATGACTGA
- the cbiT gene encoding precorrin-6Y C5,15-methyltransferase (decarboxylating) subunit CbiT: MARVALPHDAKAGPTKPEVRSVTLGKLELGPTDHFIEVGSCTGAVTVEAARQAGRVTAIERKPKRLETTEKNLTANDIEGVELLEGEAPEGLPEDADALFLGGSRNYEEVLDFAAETGIDRVVMNVSRLEIAGDAVRAFRERNLFEEVVQLQVSTGYELAGATSFDSNNPVYVIVGGAT, from the coding sequence ATGGCACGCGTAGCGCTTCCACACGACGCGAAGGCGGGGCCGACGAAGCCGGAGGTCCGGTCGGTGACCCTCGGGAAACTGGAGTTGGGTCCGACCGACCACTTCATCGAAGTCGGCTCCTGTACGGGCGCGGTGACCGTCGAGGCTGCCCGTCAGGCCGGCCGAGTGACCGCAATCGAGCGGAAACCGAAACGGCTGGAGACGACCGAGAAGAACCTCACGGCCAACGACATCGAGGGCGTCGAACTACTCGAAGGGGAGGCCCCCGAGGGGTTGCCGGAGGACGCCGACGCCCTGTTTTTAGGTGGGTCGCGGAACTACGAGGAAGTCCTCGATTTCGCCGCCGAGACGGGTATCGACCGGGTCGTGATGAACGTCTCGCGGCTCGAAATCGCCGGCGACGCCGTCCGGGCGTTCCGCGAGCGGAACCTCTTCGAGGAGGTCGTCCAACTACAGGTGTCGACGGGCTACGAACTCGCCGGTGCGACGAGTTTCGACTCGAACAACCCGGTGTACGTCATCGTCGGAGGGGCGACATGA
- a CDS encoding HIT family protein has translation MADCVFCDIVAGDAPAYRLHETDRTLAFLDIEPLNPGHALVMPKPHRETLTEMDEDLVADTFRSARVVAKAIETVFDPDGLNLLQANGEAAGQEVFHAHVHVLPRYEDDDVEVSWPAGELTEAEATEVAEKIQSAL, from the coding sequence ATGGCTGACTGCGTCTTCTGTGACATCGTCGCCGGCGACGCGCCCGCCTATCGACTTCACGAGACCGACCGTACGCTCGCCTTCCTCGATATCGAGCCGCTGAACCCCGGTCACGCGCTCGTCATGCCGAAACCCCACCGCGAGACGCTGACCGAGATGGACGAAGATCTCGTCGCAGATACGTTCCGGAGCGCCCGAGTGGTCGCCAAGGCCATCGAGACGGTCTTCGACCCCGACGGCCTGAACCTCCTGCAGGCCAACGGCGAAGCGGCCGGACAGGAGGTGTTCCATGCCCACGTCCACGTCCTGCCGCGCTACGAGGACGACGACGTGGAAGTCAGTTGGCCGGCCGGGGAACTGACTGAAGCGGAGGCAACGGAGGTCGCAGAGAAGATTCAGTCGGCGCTGTAA
- a CDS encoding SPFH domain-containing protein: MSDSAARELGRKSAGLSTWATAVLLAVLAVGAAVWLDIIDFDPLVVAGLALLVIAIAAVASAVEIVEAYEKQALTVFGEFRELLEPGLHVVPPFVSRTYPFDMRTQTIDVPRQEAITQDNSPVTADAVVYIRVMDAKRAFLEVEDYERATSNLAQTTLRAALGDMELDETLSNRERINTRIRRELDGPTDEWGIRVEAVEVREVNPSPKVQGAMEQQTAAERRRRAMILEAQGKRRSAIERAEGDKTANILEAQGEKQSQILEAQGEAISTVLRAKSAESMGERAIVERGMETLEEIGTGESTTFVLPQEMTSLLSRYGRHLSGSVDDGGTNLQSLDFDAETRELLGIDDIEELAAGDGDVEYDIESADVESADIESEDLELDESIE; this comes from the coding sequence ATGTCAGACAGCGCCGCCCGCGAACTCGGTCGCAAGAGCGCCGGCCTCTCGACGTGGGCGACTGCTGTCCTTCTCGCCGTGCTCGCGGTCGGAGCGGCCGTTTGGCTCGATATCATCGATTTCGACCCGCTCGTCGTCGCCGGCCTCGCGCTGCTCGTCATCGCCATCGCCGCGGTCGCCAGTGCGGTCGAAATCGTCGAGGCCTACGAGAAGCAGGCGCTGACGGTGTTCGGCGAGTTCCGCGAACTACTCGAACCCGGCCTCCACGTCGTCCCGCCCTTTGTCTCCCGGACGTACCCCTTCGACATGCGAACCCAGACTATCGACGTGCCGCGACAGGAGGCCATCACGCAGGACAACTCGCCGGTGACCGCCGACGCCGTCGTCTACATTCGCGTGATGGACGCAAAGCGGGCGTTCCTCGAAGTCGAAGACTACGAGCGTGCGACCTCGAACCTCGCCCAGACGACGCTCCGGGCGGCGCTGGGGGATATGGAACTCGACGAGACGCTGTCGAACCGCGAGCGCATCAACACCCGCATCCGGCGGGAACTCGACGGCCCGACCGACGAGTGGGGTATCCGCGTCGAGGCCGTCGAGGTCCGGGAGGTCAACCCCTCGCCGAAGGTCCAAGGCGCGATGGAACAGCAGACCGCCGCCGAGCGCCGGCGGCGGGCGATGATTCTGGAAGCCCAGGGTAAGCGCCGCTCGGCCATCGAACGCGCCGAGGGTGACAAGACCGCGAACATCCTCGAAGCCCAGGGCGAAAAGCAGTCCCAGATTCTGGAGGCCCAAGGGGAGGCAATCTCGACGGTGCTGCGGGCGAAATCCGCCGAGTCGATGGGCGAACGTGCCATCGTCGAACGCGGGATGGAGACGCTGGAAGAAATCGGCACCGGCGAGTCGACGACGTTCGTCCTGCCACAGGAGATGACCTCGCTGCTCTCCCGGTACGGCAGACACCTCTCCGGGAGCGTCGACGACGGCGGGACGAACCTCCAATCGCTCGATTTCGACGCCGAGACCAGGGAGTTACTCGGCATCGACGACATCGAGGAACTCGCCGCCGGCGACGGCGACGTGGAGTACGACATCGAGAGCGCGGACGTCGAGAGCGCCGACATCGAAAGCGAAGACCTCGAACTCGACGAAAGCATCGAGTGA
- the uvrA gene encoding excinuclease ABC subunit UvrA, producing MTDDIVVRGASEHNLKDIDVSIPREEFTVVTGLSGSGKSSLAFETVYAEGQRRYIESLSAYARNFLGQMDKPQVENVEGLSPAISIDQKNAANNPRSTVGTVTELHDYLRLLYARVGTPHCPECGREVGEQSAQQMVRRLLELPDSTRAKLCAPVVRDQKGAFEDLFDDLVAEGYTRIEVDGEEYDLSVERPELDENYDHTVDVVIDRVKLSEDARSRVTDSVETALEEADGLLKVVLPDPPEGIDVGSETRSTGDLAGDGDDRLVVEFSEELACTHCGIDLPEIETRSFSFNSPHGACPDCEGIGETKEVDEDLVVKDPSKPIKNVFEPWSYNRSYYQTRLDSVAAHFGVSVDTPFEELDENVQRQFLYGTDEEVVFERQTKNGTRRKEKRFEGVIPNLDRRYIETDSEGTREHIEKYMATTTCPVCDGTRLKPESRAVLVDGTSITDVNRLSIGDALEHFESLNANLDSREQKIAEEILKEIRERLGFMDEVGLEYLTLDREASTLSGGESQRIRLATQVGSGLVGVLYVLDEPSIGLHQRDNDKLLDTLEGLRDLGNTLVVVEHDEETMWRADNVIDMGPGPGKRGGEVVANGAVEDVMDADRSVTGDYLAGRRSIPVPEERREADGYLTVRGARQHNLRDLDVSFPLGCFTSITGVSGSGKSTLLHEILYKGLVRRMNDTDVNPGDHDDIEGIDDIETVRLIDQSPIGRTPRSNPATYTGVFDHIRELFAETKLSKQRGYKKGRFSFNVKGGRCESCGGQGTVKIDMNFLSDVYVPCEECDGARYNDETLEVTYKDATISDVLDMEVDEAYDFFEGHPGIRRRLQLLKDVGLGYMRLGQPSTTLSGGEAQRVKLAEELGKKDSGEALYLLDEPTTGLHSEDERKLIEVLHRLTDDGNTVVVVEHELDLVKNADNIVDLGPEGGEKGGDLVAEGTPESVARVEESHTGRYLRDHLPAVELDGPRAGRSPAAGDD from the coding sequence ATGACCGACGACATCGTCGTCCGTGGTGCCTCCGAGCACAACCTGAAGGACATCGACGTGTCCATCCCCCGCGAGGAGTTCACCGTCGTCACCGGTCTCTCCGGGTCGGGGAAGTCGTCGCTCGCCTTCGAGACGGTGTACGCCGAGGGGCAGCGCCGCTACATCGAATCGCTGTCGGCGTACGCCCGGAACTTCCTCGGCCAGATGGACAAACCGCAGGTCGAGAACGTCGAGGGACTGTCGCCCGCCATCTCTATCGACCAAAAGAACGCCGCCAACAACCCCCGTTCGACGGTCGGCACCGTCACCGAACTCCACGACTACCTCCGTCTCCTCTATGCACGCGTCGGCACGCCACACTGCCCCGAGTGTGGCCGTGAGGTCGGCGAACAGTCCGCCCAGCAGATGGTGCGGCGGCTACTGGAGTTGCCCGACAGCACGCGTGCAAAATTGTGTGCGCCGGTCGTCCGCGACCAGAAGGGCGCCTTCGAGGACCTCTTCGACGACCTCGTCGCCGAGGGGTACACCCGCATCGAGGTCGACGGCGAGGAGTACGACCTCTCGGTCGAGCGGCCGGAGCTCGATGAGAACTACGACCACACCGTCGACGTGGTCATCGACCGCGTGAAGCTGAGCGAGGACGCTCGTTCGCGTGTGACCGACTCCGTCGAGACGGCCTTAGAGGAGGCCGACGGCCTGCTGAAAGTCGTGCTTCCGGACCCGCCGGAGGGAATCGACGTGGGGTCGGAAACGCGGTCGACAGGCGACCTCGCCGGCGACGGCGACGACCGTCTCGTCGTCGAGTTCTCCGAGGAGTTGGCCTGCACTCACTGCGGCATCGACCTCCCGGAAATCGAGACGCGCTCGTTCTCGTTCAACTCCCCGCACGGCGCCTGCCCGGACTGTGAGGGCATCGGCGAGACGAAGGAGGTCGACGAGGACCTCGTCGTCAAAGACCCCAGCAAGCCAATCAAGAACGTCTTCGAGCCTTGGAGCTACAACCGCTCGTACTACCAAACGCGCCTCGATTCAGTGGCGGCGCACTTCGGCGTGAGCGTCGACACACCGTTCGAGGAACTCGACGAGAACGTACAGCGGCAGTTCCTCTACGGCACCGACGAGGAGGTCGTCTTCGAACGACAGACGAAGAACGGCACCCGACGGAAGGAGAAGCGATTCGAGGGCGTCATCCCGAACCTCGACCGCCGCTACATCGAGACGGATTCCGAGGGGACCCGCGAGCACATCGAGAAGTACATGGCGACGACGACGTGTCCGGTCTGCGACGGGACGCGTCTGAAACCCGAATCCCGGGCCGTCCTCGTCGACGGCACCTCGATTACGGATGTCAACCGACTGTCCATCGGCGACGCACTGGAACACTTCGAGAGCCTCAACGCGAATCTCGATTCACGTGAGCAGAAAATCGCCGAAGAGATTCTCAAGGAGATTCGCGAACGCCTCGGCTTCATGGACGAGGTCGGTCTCGAGTACCTGACGCTCGACCGGGAGGCCTCGACGCTGTCGGGTGGTGAGAGCCAGCGCATCCGACTCGCGACGCAGGTCGGGTCGGGACTCGTCGGCGTGTTGTACGTACTGGACGAACCCTCCATCGGCCTCCACCAGCGGGACAACGACAAACTGCTGGACACCCTCGAAGGCCTCCGCGATTTGGGCAACACGCTCGTCGTCGTGGAACACGACGAGGAGACGATGTGGCGCGCCGACAACGTCATCGACATGGGACCCGGCCCCGGCAAACGGGGCGGCGAGGTCGTCGCGAACGGCGCCGTCGAGGACGTGATGGACGCCGACCGCTCGGTCACCGGCGATTACCTCGCCGGCCGGCGGTCGATTCCGGTTCCCGAAGAGCGCCGGGAGGCCGACGGCTACCTCACCGTCCGGGGCGCTCGTCAGCACAACCTCAGAGACCTCGACGTATCCTTCCCGTTAGGCTGCTTTACGTCGATTACGGGCGTTTCGGGGTCGGGGAAATCGACGCTGCTCCACGAAATCCTCTACAAGGGGTTGGTCCGTCGGATGAACGACACCGACGTGAACCCCGGCGACCACGACGACATCGAGGGCATCGACGACATCGAGACGGTTCGGCTCATCGACCAATCGCCCATCGGTCGGACGCCTCGCTCGAATCCAGCGACGTACACCGGCGTCTTCGACCACATCCGAGAGTTGTTCGCGGAGACGAAACTGTCGAAACAGCGCGGCTACAAGAAGGGCCGGTTCTCGTTCAACGTCAAGGGCGGCCGCTGTGAGTCCTGTGGCGGGCAGGGTACCGTCAAGATAGACATGAACTTCCTCTCGGACGTGTACGTCCCCTGCGAGGAGTGCGACGGGGCCCGCTACAACGACGAGACGCTGGAGGTGACCTACAAGGACGCCACAATCTCCGACGTACTCGACATGGAGGTCGACGAGGCCTACGACTTCTTCGAGGGCCACCCCGGCATCCGTCGGCGCCTCCAGCTCCTGAAGGACGTTGGACTGGGCTACATGCGTCTCGGCCAACCGTCGACGACGCTGTCGGGCGGGGAGGCCCAGCGCGTGAAACTCGCCGAGGAACTCGGCAAGAAGGACTCCGGCGAGGCGCTGTACCTGCTGGACGAACCGACGACCGGACTCCACAGCGAGGACGAACGAAAACTCATCGAGGTGCTACACCGCCTCACCGACGACGGCAACACGGTCGTCGTCGTCGAACACGAACTCGACCTCGTGAAGAACGCCGACAACATCGTCGACTTGGGGCCAGAGGGTGGCGAGAAGGGCGGCGACCTCGTCGCCGAGGGAACCCCCGAATCGGTCGCCCGCGTCGAGGAATCCCACACCGGTCGATACCTCCGTGACCACCTGCCCGCAGTCGAGTTGGACGGGCCACGCGCCGGCCGCTCGCCCGCCGCCGGCGACGACTGA
- a CDS encoding LVIVD repeat-containing protein has product MRRREALRFGGSVLTATGLFGGLSVSVAAADGFEPLGRLELPGAKELVVDDGIAYAAVTDGFATVDVSDPTDPVVLAERRGLLADHSDGPMKGIQDGKVGGDYYALAGPAHPRNGVPYAAVVFDISDPASPEEVLTYETEFYHHNLDTDGETLFLCGNDGAGNPLVCVDIDSGTELGRWSVVDADDRWGEVDHRLREFHDVWVEEGIAYCALWNAGTWLLDVSDPAAPTPITNVRGLDPTEQAEIETRDDRREALLTLPGNDHFAMPQRDGDGRLFAVNEEAWATDANASTSELGGVELWDAEAGERLSRIEALPTEDATFNGVWTTAHNFEFVGDRLYTSWYRGGVRVHDVSDPTDPRELAHWRETETTQFWTAQRGPDCVVASSWRDPSADDPESAAALYTFPDPAASDATPTPETAGDGSGLGLLAGVVGVGAAAVARRLRRE; this is encoded by the coding sequence ATGCGACGTCGCGAGGCGCTTCGTTTCGGTGGGTCCGTGCTGACAGCGACGGGCCTGTTCGGCGGACTCTCCGTGTCGGTCGCGGCCGCCGATGGATTCGAACCGCTCGGGCGTCTCGAACTGCCGGGTGCGAAGGAACTCGTCGTCGACGACGGTATCGCCTACGCCGCGGTGACCGACGGCTTCGCCACCGTCGACGTGAGCGACCCCACCGACCCGGTCGTTCTGGCCGAACGGCGCGGGCTCCTCGCCGACCACTCCGACGGCCCGATGAAGGGGATTCAGGACGGGAAGGTGGGCGGCGACTACTACGCCCTCGCCGGCCCGGCCCACCCCCGAAACGGCGTTCCCTACGCGGCCGTCGTCTTCGACATCTCCGACCCCGCTTCCCCCGAGGAAGTACTCACCTACGAGACGGAGTTCTACCACCACAACCTCGACACCGACGGCGAGACGCTGTTCCTCTGTGGCAACGACGGTGCGGGAAACCCACTGGTCTGTGTCGACATCGACTCGGGTACGGAACTGGGGCGGTGGTCGGTCGTCGATGCCGACGACCGGTGGGGCGAGGTCGACCACCGTCTCCGGGAGTTTCACGACGTGTGGGTCGAAGAGGGAATCGCCTACTGCGCGCTGTGGAACGCCGGGACGTGGCTCCTCGACGTATCCGACCCCGCCGCTCCGACACCGATTACGAACGTTCGCGGCCTCGACCCGACCGAACAGGCCGAAATCGAGACGAGAGACGACCGCCGAGAGGCACTGCTCACACTGCCGGGCAACGACCACTTCGCCATGCCCCAGCGCGACGGCGACGGACGCCTCTTTGCGGTCAACGAGGAAGCGTGGGCAACCGATGCCAACGCGTCGACCAGCGAACTCGGCGGCGTCGAACTGTGGGACGCCGAGGCCGGCGAGCGACTGTCCCGAATCGAGGCGCTGCCGACCGAAGACGCCACTTTCAACGGTGTCTGGACCACCGCCCACAACTTCGAGTTCGTCGGCGACCGACTGTACACCTCGTGGTACCGCGGCGGCGTGCGTGTCCACGACGTGAGCGACCCCACCGACCCCCGCGAGTTGGCCCACTGGCGAGAGACGGAGACGACGCAGTTCTGGACCGCCCAGCGCGGCCCGGATTGTGTCGTCGCCAGCAGTTGGCGCGACCCCTCCGCCGACGACCCCGAATCCGCGGCGGCCCTCTACACGTTCCCGGACCCCGCGGCCTCAGACGCCACTCCCACCCCCGAGACGGCCGGCGACGGGTCGGGACTTGGCCTGCTGGCAGGGGTCGTCGGTGTCGGCGCCGCGGCGGTGGCACGACGTTTGCGTCGGGAGTGA
- a CDS encoding DUF402 domain-containing protein: MRVRVRGIYTTALTELLRGEWSVVQASPPIRERFDAEFETDPADATVRTTDDRQGVGVSGDGDAVAALRERLLGVGRDAFAFDDPAPKGAVFRGVVTETLGSGAVVELGETEGFLPYDRTDGYVEEGDSYRLQVARAEPPWTDSRPSLATDLRVPGGLVELRRGSGGSLSETARMADLLPVDPPEGWTPRWSRVADDASLEAMGEALERASERAEAMMEAVANYDGEEPGRIVAPRDSAWVWFGRECRFALDDRRSAVATTMPGHHRIKAGADDASAAVDFAEAVCEPSGEFPFGVTTRQFGPREGDTIAIGHGKPSGRTIVLGRGEVTDIDSDEGSITVEREMSAGGTYDALGVERQAGDVATTTFVEGRWWYATVYRGADGDHRGTYVNVCTPVEVFPETVRYVDLHVDVVKHPDGEVRRVDDDELDEAVAAGEVTEPLAERARQVAGSIENAL, from the coding sequence ATGAGAGTCCGAGTTCGGGGCATCTACACCACCGCGCTGACCGAACTGCTCCGCGGGGAGTGGTCGGTCGTACAGGCCTCTCCACCCATCCGCGAGCGCTTCGATGCGGAGTTCGAGACCGACCCCGCCGACGCCACGGTCCGAACGACCGACGACAGACAGGGCGTCGGGGTCAGCGGTGACGGCGACGCTGTCGCAGCACTCCGAGAGCGGTTGCTCGGCGTCGGGCGTGACGCCTTCGCATTCGACGACCCGGCGCCGAAAGGCGCCGTCTTCCGGGGCGTCGTCACGGAGACGCTCGGCTCCGGTGCGGTCGTCGAGTTGGGCGAAACGGAGGGGTTCCTCCCGTACGACCGAACCGACGGCTACGTCGAGGAGGGCGACAGTTACCGTCTGCAGGTGGCGCGTGCGGAACCGCCGTGGACCGATTCGCGGCCGTCGCTCGCGACGGACCTTCGGGTACCGGGAGGCCTCGTCGAGTTACGGCGCGGAAGCGGCGGGTCGCTGAGCGAGACGGCACGGATGGCCGACCTGCTTCCGGTCGACCCGCCGGAGGGATGGACGCCGCGGTGGTCCCGGGTCGCCGACGACGCCTCACTTGAGGCGATGGGCGAGGCGTTGGAGCGGGCGAGCGAGCGCGCCGAGGCGATGATGGAAGCGGTTGCCAACTACGACGGCGAGGAACCGGGGCGCATCGTCGCACCGCGGGACAGCGCGTGGGTGTGGTTCGGTCGAGAGTGTCGCTTCGCTCTCGACGACCGCCGGTCGGCGGTGGCGACGACGATGCCGGGACATCACCGCATCAAAGCCGGCGCAGACGACGCCAGCGCGGCGGTCGACTTCGCGGAAGCCGTCTGTGAGCCTTCGGGGGAGTTCCCCTTCGGCGTGACGACCCGACAGTTCGGCCCACGCGAGGGAGATACCATCGCCATCGGCCACGGCAAGCCGAGCGGCCGGACCATCGTGTTGGGTCGCGGCGAAGTGACCGACATCGACAGCGATGAGGGGTCGATTACCGTCGAACGCGAGATGAGCGCCGGCGGGACCTACGACGCTCTGGGCGTCGAGCGGCAGGCCGGCGACGTGGCGACGACGACGTTCGTCGAGGGGCGGTGGTGGTACGCGACGGTGTATCGCGGCGCCGATGGCGACCACCGCGGAACGTACGTCAACGTCTGTACGCCGGTCGAAGTCTTCCCCGAAACGGTTCGGTACGTCGATTTGCACGTCGACGTAGTGAAACATCCCGACGGCGAGGTGCGCCGCGTCGACGACGACGAACTCGACGAGGCGGTTGCGGCCGGAGAAGTGACCGAACCGCTCGCCGAGCGCGCCCGGCAGGTCGCTGGCTCCATCGAAAACGCGCTGTAG
- a CDS encoding DUF7532 family protein, translating to MHFDQRTQQALREFGLSADDIREVSEAVVEATAEEAAALEAFFEGLDTVYSDMDQAHSTAEFPEHELEYVDCYTHAAALRGYVKFDGWGAPIEDGRVLSDQVVELSLGPTVHDRVRFAADRDDL from the coding sequence ATGCACTTCGACCAGCGGACACAGCAGGCGCTTCGGGAGTTCGGTCTCTCCGCCGACGATATCCGCGAGGTCTCCGAGGCAGTCGTCGAGGCGACCGCAGAGGAGGCCGCGGCGCTCGAGGCGTTCTTCGAGGGTCTCGACACCGTTTACTCGGATATGGACCAGGCCCACTCGACTGCCGAGTTTCCCGAACACGAATTGGAGTACGTCGACTGCTACACTCACGCCGCCGCACTCCGTGGGTACGTGAAGTTCGACGGCTGGGGCGCCCCCATCGAGGACGGCCGCGTGTTGAGCGACCAAGTCGTCGAGTTATCACTCGGGCCGACGGTCCACGACCGAGTGCGGTTCGCCGCTGACCGCGACGACCTATGA